A window of Campylobacter cuniculorum DSM 23162 = LMG 24588 contains these coding sequences:
- the pbpC gene encoding penicillin-binding protein 1C, giving the protein MKILKNILKIFGILGILFFFWAAFVYFSFDKTEFLKTFQSRYSKVLYDRNGELLSVFLNQEDQWHIQAREIPQRLKIAVINYEDRNFYSHKGVDFLALLRALKNNIFLNQRTGASTISMQTIKLWDKKNRTYLNKLNEMIQSFALENHFTKEEILRLYLSNAPYGRNLVGFESAILFYFDKNPKNLTWAQAALLAVLPNQPGLIHLEKNKNLLLKKRDLLLKKLYDKKIIEKDIFELSLKEPLPHFKTHKNIAPHLALKLLSEDKKQVVSSIDKKLQIKFENKALEFAQGLKQKGIQNLAIILADTQTYKILAYVGSQDFYDLENLGQINGARAKRSEGSTLKPFLFALSIDEGLISPKSILLDVPTFFSNFNPQNANKKYYGLISAEEALQKSLNVPFVSLLQNYGYEKFFYKLKYFLDFKDEDYQKYGLSLILGTKELSLEDLTQLYLGLANYGQIADLSFLRDEPLKGLKTMFSKGSAYLTLQSMKNVQRFGLQNYDKTKIVSWKTGTSYGRKDALALGATPRYTLGVWVGNFNAQANANLYGVSIAGDLFFELLSLLDRLDLEFQMPQDLFNIKLDLMSKYRYDERLGGAYTYTLYPKEAKILRTSPFLKRIYEFQGKEVDSKDENFKDAKIQIKLDLPLNALDFLHQENLNFKSEKNIKILYPKQNLNILLARDFDKQKALVVKIANLKNEKVFWYLNQKLIYEGEATSRILDLKPKIYSLFIISESGESDEVRFEVKQ; this is encoded by the coding sequence ATGAAAATTCTAAAAAATATTCTAAAAATTTTTGGAATTCTTGGAATTTTATTCTTTTTTTGGGCTGCTTTTGTGTATTTTAGTTTTGATAAAACAGAATTTTTAAAAACATTTCAAAGCAGATACAGCAAGGTTTTGTATGATAGAAATGGAGAGCTTTTAAGCGTTTTTTTAAATCAAGAAGATCAGTGGCATATTCAGGCAAGGGAAATTCCACAAAGATTAAAAATCGCTGTGATAAATTATGAGGATAGGAATTTTTATTCTCATAAAGGTGTGGATTTTTTAGCACTTTTAAGGGCTTTGAAAAATAATATTTTTCTCAATCAAAGAACAGGTGCAAGCACTATAAGTATGCAAACCATTAAACTTTGGGATAAAAAAAACAGGACCTATTTAAATAAATTAAACGAAATGATTCAAAGTTTTGCCTTAGAAAATCATTTCACAAAAGAGGAAATTTTAAGATTGTATCTTAGCAATGCACCTTATGGACGCAATCTTGTTGGCTTTGAATCGGCAATTTTGTTTTATTTTGATAAAAATCCTAAGAATTTAACTTGGGCACAAGCCGCACTTTTAGCAGTTTTACCCAATCAACCCGGATTGATTCATTTAGAAAAAAACAAAAATTTACTTTTAAAAAAACGCGACCTTCTTTTAAAAAAACTTTACGATAAAAAAATCATAGAAAAAGATATTTTCGAGCTTTCTTTAAAAGAGCCTTTGCCTCATTTTAAAACCCATAAAAATATAGCCCCTCATCTTGCTTTGAAGCTTTTGAGTGAAGATAAAAAGCAAGTTGTTTCAAGTATTGATAAAAAATTACAAATCAAATTTGAAAACAAAGCCTTAGAATTTGCACAGGGTTTAAAACAAAAGGGCATACAAAATTTAGCCATCATTTTAGCCGACACGCAAACGTATAAAATTCTAGCTTATGTGGGTTCTCAAGATTTTTATGATTTGGAAAATTTAGGGCAAATCAACGGTGCAAGGGCTAAAAGAAGCGAAGGTTCTACCCTTAAACCTTTTTTATTTGCTCTAAGCATTGATGAGGGACTTATAAGTCCAAAGTCTATCTTGCTCGATGTTCCGACTTTTTTTTCGAATTTTAATCCCCAAAATGCAAACAAAAAATATTATGGTTTAATTTCTGCTGAAGAAGCCTTACAAAAATCCTTAAACGTGCCTTTTGTTTCGCTTTTGCAAAATTATGGTTATGAGAAATTTTTTTATAAGTTGAAATATTTTTTGGATTTTAAAGATGAAGATTATCAAAAATACGGGCTTTCTTTGATTTTAGGCACAAAAGAATTAAGTCTTGAAGATTTAACCCAGCTTTATTTGGGCTTGGCAAATTATGGACAAATAGCGGATTTATCTTTCTTAAGAGATGAGCCTTTAAAGGGCTTAAAAACAATGTTTTCAAAGGGTAGTGCGTATTTAACCTTACAGAGTATGAAGAATGTGCAAAGATTTGGTTTGCAAAATTATGATAAAACAAAGATTGTTTCTTGGAAAACAGGGACAAGTTATGGCAGAAAAGATGCCTTAGCTTTGGGTGCAACACCGCGATACACCTTAGGAGTTTGGGTGGGAAATTTTAACGCACAAGCGAATGCAAATTTGTATGGAGTGAGTATAGCCGGGGATTTGTTTTTTGAGCTTTTATCCTTACTTGATAGGCTGGATTTGGAATTTCAAATGCCTCAAGATTTGTTTAATATAAAACTTGATTTGATGAGTAAATATCGCTATGATGAGAGATTAGGCGGAGCCTATACATACACTCTTTATCCAAAGGAGGCTAAAATTTTACGCACTTCACCTTTTTTGAAAAGAATTTATGAATTTCAAGGCAAAGAAGTGGATTCAAAAGATGAAAATTTTAAGGATGCAAAAATACAGATTAAGCTTGATTTGCCTTTGAATGCACTTGATTTTTTACATCAAGAAAATTTAAATTTTAAGAGTGAAAAAAATATCAAAATTCTGTATCCAAAACAAAATTTAAACATTCTTTTAGCTAGGGATTTTGATAAACAAAAGGCTCTTGTGGTTAAAATAGCGAATTTAAAAAATGAAAAAGTTTTTTGGTATCTGAATCAAAAATTAATCTACGAAGGAGAAGCAACAAGCCGAATTTTGGATTTAAAACCAAAAATTTATTCTCTTTTTATCATCAGTGAGAGCGGGGAGAGTGATGAGGTGAGATTTGAGGTAAAGCAATGA
- a CDS encoding methyltransferase domain-containing protein — protein MNFLKAKESYAKNALIQNFMGNKLCKKLKNLGLLDFERVFEFGCGQGELSQKLQRILRFKHYVSNDMIDYKMNFKVELFDMNELSKHFLSTQKFDLITSNACLQWLDLDRILPTLTQMLNDNGLCLFSSFAQRNFEQITQSTGHSLKYLNLTQYQKIFEKDFEILELSEELITLEFSSPLELFRHMKLSGVNSLGSFFLSKEFLKKFEQEFKNCLTYHPVYIICKKNINKV, from the coding sequence TTGAATTTTTTAAAAGCAAAAGAAAGTTATGCAAAAAATGCTTTAATCCAAAATTTTATGGGCAATAAACTCTGTAAAAAACTTAAAAATTTAGGATTGTTGGATTTTGAAAGGGTGTTTGAGTTTGGTTGTGGGCAAGGAGAATTGAGTCAAAAACTTCAAAGAATTTTGCGTTTTAAGCATTATGTGAGTAATGATATGATTGATTATAAGATGAATTTTAAGGTTGAACTTTTTGATATGAATGAGCTTTCAAAGCATTTTTTAAGCACACAAAAATTTGATTTAATCACTTCAAATGCTTGTTTGCAATGGCTTGATTTGGATAGAATTTTACCCACTTTAACGCAAATGCTTAATGACAATGGACTTTGTTTGTTTTCGAGTTTTGCCCAAAGAAATTTTGAACAAATCACTCAAAGCACAGGACATTCTTTAAAATACCTCAATCTCACTCAATATCAAAAAATTTTTGAAAAAGATTTTGAAATTTTAGAGCTTAGCGAAGAGCTCATAACCTTAGAATTTTCAAGTCCTTTAGAGCTTTTTAGACATATGAAATTAAGTGGGGTGAATTCTTTAGGAAGCTTTTTTTTGAGTAAAGAATTTTTGAAAAAATTTGAACAAGAATTTAAAAATTGTTTAACTTATCATCCCGTTTATATAATATGTAAAAAAAATATAAATAAGGTATGA
- a CDS encoding pimeloyl-ACP methyl esterase BioG family protein, with product MKTYFLHKNENSKELILFFGGFASHFSHFKHLSSKKNVLMCYDYEDFNLTLNLNSFEKITLIAFSMGVCVANKLLRNVNFYSKIKLKIAINGSNLGIDKKLGIHPRVFLKTIKKFSLENFKKTLFKEEINLAKDFVFKQEKELKKELENLWNFANKEQESFLLWDKIYASKNDEIFPTSALENSFKTLDFIDAPHFLFFHFNAWDAF from the coding sequence ATGAAGACTTATTTTTTGCATAAAAATGAAAATTCCAAAGAATTGATTTTATTTTTTGGCGGTTTTGCCTCTCATTTTAGCCATTTTAAGCACCTTAGCTCAAAGAAAAATGTTTTAATGTGTTATGATTATGAAGATTTTAATTTAACTTTGAATTTAAATTCTTTTGAAAAAATCACTCTCATAGCTTTTTCTATGGGAGTTTGCGTTGCAAATAAACTTTTAAGAAATGTAAATTTTTATTCAAAGATTAAACTTAAAATTGCAATCAATGGAAGCAATTTAGGTATAGATAAGAAATTAGGAATTCATCCGCGTGTTTTTTTAAAAACTATAAAAAAATTTTCTCTTGAAAATTTCAAAAAAACTTTATTTAAAGAAGAGATTAATTTGGCTAAAGACTTTGTTTTTAAACAAGAAAAAGAATTGAAAAAAGAACTTGAGAATTTATGGAATTTTGCAAATAAAGAGCAAGAATCATTTTTACTTTGGGATAAAATTTATGCGAGTAAAAATGATGAAATTTTCCCCACTTCAGCCCTTGAAAATTCTTTTAAAACACTTGATTTTATCGATGCACCTCATTTCCTTTTCTTTCATTTTAATGCTTGGGATGCGTTTTGA
- a CDS encoding GmrSD restriction endonuclease domain-containing protein, translating to MGNKILLDRKSNIKCSDHFFAKKQDNYKNVAKYFKEVKDLGTRKKNKWDKGDIEQRNQQIYDRFKEFLKLKS from the coding sequence ATTGGCAATAAAATCTTGTTAGATAGAAAATCAAACATTAAGTGCAGTGACCATTTCTTTGCCAAAAAGCAAGATAACTACAAAAATGTCGCTAAATATTTCAAAGAAGTGAAAGATTTAGGGACTAGGAAAAAGAACAAATGGGATAAAGGAGATATAGAGCAGAGAAATCAGCAAATTTATGACAGATTTAAAGAATTTTTAAAATTAAAATCTTAG
- the gltB gene encoding glutamate synthase large subunit — protein sequence MNLEDILENHTGLYNPQNEHDSCGIAAVANIRGIASHKIICDALEILMQLEHRGGSGAEENSGDGAGILIQLPHDFFKTQELGFELPRKGDYAVAQMFLSPNCDAKEEAKKIFLQGLEDKKLEFLGFREVPFNPSDIGQSALRAMPYFLQAFIKRPAKINPGLEFERVLYSARRLIEKRAINVPKFYFSSFSSRTIVYKGMLLSTQLSDFYLDFKDVNMKSAIALVHSRFSTNTFPSWERAHPNRYMVHNGEINTIHGNVHNIKAREGLLRSDYFENLDSIFPIIAKPSSDSAMFDNTLEFLALNGRTLEEAFMMMVPEPWHRNKNMESKKRAFYEYNSLLMEPWDGPAAIIFTDGVIMGASLDRNGFRPSRYYLTKDDFLILSSETGALRIDEKNIKAKKRLEPGKLLLVDTARGRLIADSEIKEHYANAKPYEEWLKNLVELEKQGSGEYTHKFLKTDEVLNLQKAFGWSYDELRMSVKAMAETGKEALAAMGVDTPLAVLSKEYQPLYNYFKQLFAQVTNPPLDAIREEIVTSTRIYLGSEGNLLKPDENNAKRVKISLPIISNEELFKIKNLKKFQVKEFSILYDYTKNSLEKALNNLFVKVENEIKKGASIIILSDRGVNEKNAYIPALLAVAGLHNYLVRKSLRTHASIVVESAEPREIHHFACLLGYGATVINPYLVYESIHTLIQNKELNLDYEKAVQNFIQASSNGIVKIASKMGVSTLQSYNGSQLFECLGLNSCVIEKYFTSTISRIEGIALEDYEKELINLHRNSFSSFSKTLDSKGIHSFRSAKEEHLIDPLVIFNLQNACRNKDYKQFKKYSALVDEKRVNLRSLMEFDFSEAISIDKVESVESIVKRFKTGAMSYGSISKEVHECLAEAMNKIGGKSNSGEGGEDEQRYKIIDGINKNSAIKQVASGRFGVDLNYLVSAKEIQIKVAQGAKPGEGGQLMGFKVYPWIAKARHSTPGVTLISPPPHHDIYSIEDLAQLISDLKHSNTSARISVKLVSENGIGTVAAGVAKAGANLILVSGYDGGTGASPRTSIPHAGIPWELGLAETHQTLILNKLRDRVKLEVDGKLMNGRDLAVAALLGAEEFGFATAPLIVLGCTMMRVCHLNTCPFGIATQDKELRARFKGRAESVVNFMYFIAEELREYMARLGFENLDDMIGRVDKLKQKNLEGKLSKINLDKILKFLPTYNKSAVHFKGFKDNKLEKTIDYRILLPLCKNALEKKQNIKLSLEVSNQSRTFATMLSSEILKNYGKDSLKEDSICITAIGNAGNSFGAFLCRGIKLEIIGDSNDYLGKGLSGGKIIAKISNEATFSPEENIIAGNACLYGATEGEVYLDGIAGERFCVRNSGAKAVVLGTGVHGCEYMTGGLVVVLGDVGANFAAGMSGGVVYIFGRYNEAHVNTELVDIKNLNSKDEKELKIMIEKHIEYTNSKKAKDILQKFDRKDFFKVLPRDYEKMLQTIELCKKEKDPVLAAFLKVSGMKNL from the coding sequence ATAAATTTAGAAGATATTTTGGAAAATCACACAGGGCTTTATAATCCTCAAAACGAACACGATTCTTGCGGGATTGCTGCAGTTGCGAATATACGCGGTATAGCTTCTCATAAAATCATTTGCGATGCTTTAGAAATTTTAATGCAACTTGAACACAGAGGAGGTAGCGGTGCAGAGGAAAATTCGGGCGATGGAGCGGGAATTTTAATCCAATTGCCCCATGATTTTTTCAAAACGCAAGAGCTGGGTTTTGAGCTGCCTCGTAAAGGCGATTATGCGGTTGCACAAATGTTTTTATCTCCTAATTGTGATGCTAAAGAAGAGGCTAAAAAAATCTTTTTGCAAGGTTTAGAAGATAAAAAACTCGAATTTTTAGGCTTTAGAGAGGTGCCGTTTAATCCTAGCGATATAGGACAAAGTGCCTTAAGAGCTATGCCTTATTTTTTACAAGCCTTTATCAAGCGTCCTGCAAAAATTAATCCGGGTTTGGAATTTGAAAGAGTGCTTTATAGTGCGAGAAGGCTTATAGAAAAAAGGGCTATAAATGTGCCAAAATTTTATTTTTCTAGTTTTTCTTCAAGAACCATTGTTTATAAAGGAATGCTTCTTTCAACGCAATTGAGCGATTTTTATCTTGATTTTAAAGATGTTAATATGAAATCAGCCATTGCTTTAGTGCATTCAAGATTTTCCACCAATACCTTTCCAAGCTGGGAGAGAGCTCATCCAAATCGCTATATGGTGCATAATGGAGAGATTAATACCATACATGGAAATGTGCATAATATCAAGGCGAGAGAGGGTTTGTTAAGGAGTGATTATTTTGAAAATTTAGACTCTATTTTTCCTATCATAGCAAAGCCAAGCAGTGATTCTGCAATGTTTGATAATACCTTAGAATTTTTAGCTCTAAACGGCAGAACCTTAGAAGAAGCCTTTATGATGATGGTGCCTGAACCTTGGCACAGAAATAAAAATATGGAAAGCAAAAAAAGAGCTTTTTATGAATACAATTCTTTGCTTATGGAGCCTTGGGACGGACCTGCGGCGATTATTTTTACGGACGGGGTGATTATGGGAGCAAGTCTTGATAGAAATGGTTTTCGTCCCTCTCGCTATTATCTCACTAAAGATGATTTTTTAATTCTTTCGAGTGAAACGGGAGCTTTAAGGATTGATGAAAAAAATATCAAGGCTAAAAAAAGATTAGAGCCGGGAAAACTTTTGCTTGTGGATACAGCAAGGGGAAGATTGATTGCAGATAGTGAGATTAAGGAGCATTATGCGAATGCCAAACCTTACGAAGAATGGCTTAAAAATTTAGTTGAACTTGAAAAACAAGGCAGTGGTGAATACACTCATAAATTTTTAAAAACTGATGAGGTTTTGAATTTGCAAAAGGCTTTTGGTTGGAGCTATGATGAACTTAGAATGAGTGTTAAAGCTATGGCAGAAACAGGCAAAGAAGCTTTAGCAGCTATGGGCGTGGATACTCCTTTAGCGGTTTTATCTAAAGAATATCAGCCTTTGTATAATTATTTTAAACAACTTTTTGCTCAAGTTACAAATCCTCCTTTGGACGCGATTAGAGAGGAGATTGTTACTTCAACAAGAATTTATTTAGGTTCAGAAGGAAACCTTTTAAAACCTGATGAAAACAATGCTAAAAGGGTTAAAATTTCTCTTCCTATCATCAGCAATGAGGAGCTTTTTAAGATTAAAAATTTGAAGAAATTTCAAGTTAAAGAATTTTCCATACTCTATGATTACACAAAAAACAGCTTAGAAAAAGCTTTGAACAATCTTTTTGTCAAGGTTGAAAATGAGATTAAAAAAGGAGCTTCAATCATCATCTTAAGCGATAGAGGAGTCAATGAAAAAAATGCCTATATCCCTGCTTTACTTGCGGTGGCAGGTTTGCATAATTATTTGGTGAGAAAATCCTTAAGAACTCATGCGAGTATTGTTGTAGAAAGTGCAGAACCTAGAGAAATTCATCATTTTGCTTGTTTATTAGGCTATGGTGCAACGGTGATTAATCCGTATTTGGTCTATGAAAGCATTCACACTCTTATACAAAATAAAGAGCTGAATTTGGATTATGAAAAAGCGGTGCAAAATTTCATTCAAGCAAGTTCTAATGGCATTGTGAAGATTGCTTCAAAAATGGGTGTTTCTACCTTGCAAAGTTATAATGGCTCTCAACTTTTTGAGTGTTTGGGCTTAAATTCTTGTGTGATTGAAAAATATTTTACTTCTACGATTTCAAGAATAGAGGGTATAGCTTTAGAGGATTATGAAAAAGAATTAATCAATCTTCATCGTAACTCTTTTAGCAGTTTTTCTAAAACACTAGATTCTAAAGGAATTCACAGCTTTAGAAGTGCTAAAGAAGAACATTTAATTGACCCTTTGGTCATTTTTAATCTTCAAAATGCTTGTCGCAATAAAGACTACAAACAATTTAAAAAATATAGTGCCTTAGTTGATGAAAAAAGAGTGAATTTAAGGTCTTTGATGGAATTTGATTTCAGTGAAGCTATTAGTATTGATAAGGTTGAGAGCGTTGAGAGCATAGTCAAACGTTTTAAAACAGGGGCGATGAGTTATGGTTCTATCTCTAAAGAAGTGCATGAATGCTTGGCTGAAGCTATGAATAAAATCGGTGGAAAATCAAATTCAGGCGAGGGTGGCGAGGACGAGCAACGTTATAAAATCATAGATGGAATCAATAAAAATTCCGCAATTAAACAAGTTGCAAGTGGAAGATTTGGAGTGGATTTAAATTATTTAGTCAGTGCTAAAGAAATTCAAATCAAAGTCGCACAAGGGGCAAAACCGGGTGAGGGCGGACAGCTTATGGGCTTTAAGGTTTATCCTTGGATTGCAAAGGCAAGACATTCAACTCCGGGCGTTACACTCATTTCTCCCCCGCCTCATCATGATATTTATTCTATCGAGGATTTAGCACAGCTGATTTCTGACTTAAAACACTCTAATACAAGTGCTAGAATTTCGGTTAAACTTGTCAGTGAAAATGGTATAGGCACGGTTGCAGCGGGTGTGGCTAAGGCGGGAGCAAATTTGATTTTGGTTTCAGGTTATGATGGAGGAACGGGAGCAAGTCCTAGAACTTCAATCCCTCACGCAGGAATTCCTTGGGAGTTAGGACTTGCTGAAACTCATCAAACTTTGATTTTAAATAAATTAAGAGATAGGGTTAAACTCGAGGTTGATGGAAAGCTTATGAATGGTAGAGATTTGGCTGTAGCTGCTCTTTTGGGTGCTGAAGAATTTGGCTTTGCAACTGCACCGCTCATTGTTTTAGGTTGCACTATGATGAGGGTTTGTCATCTTAATACCTGTCCTTTTGGAATCGCAACTCAAGATAAAGAATTAAGAGCTCGTTTTAAGGGCAGGGCTGAAAGTGTTGTGAATTTTATGTATTTCATCGCTGAAGAGCTTAGGGAATATATGGCAAGACTTGGTTTTGAAAATTTAGATGATATGATAGGAAGAGTGGATAAATTAAAGCAAAAAAATTTAGAAGGTAAGCTTTCTAAAATCAATTTGGATAAAATTTTAAAATTCCTTCCTACTTATAATAAAAGTGCTGTGCATTTCAAAGGTTTTAAGGATAATAAACTCGAAAAAACCATTGATTATAGAATTTTACTTCCGCTTTGCAAAAATGCCTTAGAAAAAAAACAAAATATCAAGCTTTCTTTGGAGGTGAGCAATCAAAGTCGTACCTTTGCTACTATGCTTTCAAGCGAAATTCTTAAAAATTATGGTAAAGATTCTCTTAAAGAAGATAGCATTTGTATCACAGCTATAGGCAATGCAGGCAATAGTTTTGGAGCATTTTTATGTCGAGGCATTAAGCTTGAGATTATCGGCGATAGCAATGATTATTTAGGTAAGGGTTTAAGCGGAGGAAAGATTATTGCTAAAATTTCAAATGAAGCCACTTTTTCGCCCGAAGAAAACATCATTGCCGGAAATGCTTGTTTGTATGGAGCTACTGAAGGTGAAGTGTATTTAGATGGTATAGCTGGAGAGAGATTTTGTGTCAGAAATTCGGGGGCTAAAGCTGTGGTATTAGGAACCGGAGTGCATGGTTGTGAATATATGACCGGAGGTTTAGTTGTGGTGCTTGGTGATGTGGGAGCAAATTTTGCTGCAGGTATGAGCGGAGGAGTTGTATATATTTTTGGACGCTATAATGAAGCTCATGTCAATACTGAACTTGTAGATATAAAAAATCTCAATTCTAAAGATGAAAAAGAGCTTAAAATTATGATAGAAAAACATATAGAATACACAAATTCTAAAAAAGCTAAGGATATTTTGCAAAAATTTGACAGAAAAGATTTTTTTAAAGTATTGCCAAGAGACTATGAAAAAATGCTTCAAACCATCGAGCTTTGTAAAAAGGAAAAAGACCCTGTATTAGCGGCTTTTTTAAAGGTAAGCGGAATGAAAAATCTGTAA
- a CDS encoding aminotransferase class I/II-fold pyridoxal phosphate-dependent enzyme: MQLEQFLLTLKQNSNFRSLNPLKHEGNFVFKKGRKLLNLAGNDYLNLANSYALKKEFLSAIDSNNLYFSSSSSRSLSGNFEIYEKIENYLKTQFVEKEVLHFNSGYALNTSCIATLAEIGKVLFLADQLIHASMIDGLRLSRAKFFRFKHNDMQELEKLLKKYHKEYEYIIILSEALFSMNGDFINIKTLIEFKKLYKNILLYIDEAHSVGCFDYSGLGFIKALNLQDEVDFLIFTFGKALSSIGACMICKNVFKDLFINRARALIYSTALPPINVAWSLFIFKKLKEFQQKRQNLAQISTFFSQSLKQGAYEILGQAHIISLILTQNHKALEFAEKLEQNGFFAPAIKEPTVPKNTARIRFSLHCDLKESDLIKILELL; encoded by the coding sequence ATGCAACTTGAACAATTCTTATTAACACTCAAACAAAACTCAAATTTTCGCTCCCTTAATCCTCTTAAACACGAGGGAAATTTTGTATTTAAAAAGGGACGCAAACTCCTTAATCTTGCAGGAAATGACTATCTAAATCTTGCAAATTCTTATGCTTTAAAAAAAGAATTTTTAAGTGCAATAGACTCAAATAATTTATATTTTTCAAGCTCAAGTTCAAGGAGTTTGAGCGGAAATTTTGAAATTTATGAAAAAATTGAAAATTATCTTAAGACTCAATTCGTTGAAAAAGAGGTGTTGCATTTTAACAGCGGCTATGCCCTAAACACTTCTTGCATTGCAACTTTAGCAGAAATTGGCAAGGTTTTATTTTTAGCAGATCAATTAATCCATGCAAGTATGATTGATGGGCTTAGATTGAGTCGGGCTAAGTTTTTTCGCTTTAAACACAATGATATGCAAGAGCTTGAAAAACTTTTAAAAAAATATCATAAAGAATACGAATACATCATCATTTTAAGTGAAGCACTTTTTAGTATGAATGGAGATTTTATAAATATCAAAACTTTAATAGAATTTAAAAAATTATATAAAAATATTTTACTTTATATCGATGAAGCTCATAGTGTAGGTTGTTTTGATTATAGTGGGCTAGGATTTATTAAGGCTTTAAATTTGCAAGATGAGGTGGATTTTTTGATTTTTACTTTTGGAAAAGCCCTCTCTTCAATCGGAGCTTGTATGATTTGCAAAAATGTGTTTAAAGACCTTTTTATCAATAGAGCAAGGGCTTTGATTTATTCCACAGCCTTACCTCCAATCAATGTTGCTTGGAGTTTATTCATCTTTAAAAAGCTTAAAGAATTTCAGCAAAAAAGGCAAAATTTAGCTCAAATCAGCACTTTTTTCTCGCAAAGTTTAAAGCAAGGTGCTTATGAAATTTTAGGACAGGCTCATATCATTTCTTTAATCTTAACTCAAAATCACAAAGCCTTAGAATTTGCAGAAAAACTTGAACAAAATGGCTTTTTTGCTCCAGCAATCAAAGAACCCACAGTACCTAAAAATACAGCCAGAATTCGCTTTTCTTTACATTGTGATTTAAAAGAGAGTGATTTGATAAAAATTTTGGAGCTTTTATGA